In Lolium rigidum isolate FL_2022 chromosome 3, APGP_CSIRO_Lrig_0.1, whole genome shotgun sequence, the genomic window GCTCACATATTCTGTAGTTTCGTGTAACTTATCCTAATTTCAATCTAGAGACATCGTTTTGTTAAACTAAGAAATGTATTATCATGTTGTCAGTTAATTTTTATCGCTATTATGTAAAAAATGTACATCGATACAGAGTTTCACAGGGTCGTGCGCCATACTTGGTTTGGAGAAAAAGACTTTGTATTGAAATGGATTATCATATTGGCAGCTTTTTTTATCACACTTATACgtctatttcatctatttttgtacCACATTTAATCTTTATAATCAGTCCATTTAGTACACAGTCATCATCTCTATGTATTTGGTCTTCTGTTTTGTCTTATTAGTTGTACAACGTATTCTACGGGGAGAGCAGAACTGAGTATACTACAATTGAAAAGTACATTTGAGGCGAGTATGCtatgctttctaatgatataatttattATATTCATTAAATTAACGATTTTAAGAGGGTATTATATACAAAATAAATTTTCACATGAgatctacggggtcgtgcgccagggcgcacatctaaatctagcaccCATTGATCCAAGTCTGCTCTCAGCCTCTATTGCTATCGCACGACTCTCCTATTCCCCTTCCTCTTCTCTGTTCCGCAGAAAAGTCTCCTCTGATTCAGCTTACCTCCGCCACCTCCGGCGTTGCTGCACACCGGCGCGAGTTCGTCTCCCTCCTAGAGTTCCCCGCTGATTACCCGCCGCGGATGCGTTTTGCCATCGCACGAACCCCGTGGCAAACCCTAGACGTCCGCGTCGGTGATATGGCGCGGGCTACCCATGGGCAGCGGCTGGGCCCGCCTGCGCTGCACCACGACGACCTGCTCCTATGGACACCCGCGCTATCTCAGTATCACTCTCTCGGCTGGCCTCTAGCATCGCTGCTGGATTtatccaatgatgttgcacagcaACATCTTCATTGACTCCAGCGTCGATGGGACAGCGGTGTTGTGGCCTCAATTGACAGTTATAGCGAAAACTCCGTCCACCTCCGCGGCTCTGTTTTTTACTGTTGAGGCGCCTATGGCGCCGCCATCGAGAGATTCGTTGGAAAAGGTTGGAACAGCTCCGGCCTCTTCCCACCCTTGCAGCAAGACTCCCATCCAGGTTCGTATCTGTCAGACTTCCTTCTGTTTTTACTGCGATAACTCCAGTTCTTGATTCCTGGGTGATGCTGGGCTGGGTGATGCTGGGCGATAACTCCCCCATGAGGATGTCCTCTGAAGTCTGTAATCAGCAAAGTGGGTTGGATGGGGTGGTTGAGTCCACCAAATTTTTATCGCCCAGTCGTTGTTCAACATTAGTGCGGGCTGGGTGATTTAAGTTTTTGCAGTACAACCTATAAGGAGCGGgatcagatttttttttaaaaaaaatgtgtaTAGCACCCAACAAGGTAGCAAGAACTAATATCATTCATTTTCATTGGGAAGTAGCAGTCGTTACACTAACGAAGCCAATTAAAGTACATCAGGAAAAAATCCTAGCTGTTCTAGAAGTTGCAAAGAATTTAGAGTATGCCTATTAAGCATGTCCAACCATGCCATGTAGCAACATGAACAATGCAACAaatgtgtccttcaaagatgaaaAAGAAGTTAAACACCGAAAGGTTCTTTCCTACAAAATCGAGTAAAACAGAGCATTACTCACTTTGTGCACATAACGATTCCCCTGCGACTAACTATTCCTGGTTACTTTGGTTCCTTAACACTTCTTGCCAGCTGAAAGTGTAATTCAACAAATCAGCCCCAAcggtaaaaaaaaagaaatacaTGCAAGAGGACAACCGTGCAAATTAGGTACATCGTGATTTTGGTAAAACAAAACGTGCAGTTCATATGATCACTATTATACTATACTAATATAATATACATTCTGCAATCTTAAAGGCACCCTGATTCTGTCATATTTTTCGAGAATTGCAAACAAACACATGTTGTCCATGGTTCGGTAATGTCAGATCAAGATTCCGTGAGAGAACTTGAGCAGCTGGGACGTTAAACATCCTAATCTTGTTCTCCTGACTGATTACTGCTTAGTAGGAGTCGGAAGAATCTCCATCTATGAGTACATGGAGAACATCAATTTACATAACCTGCTGTGTGTTTTGTCGCTAAGCGTTCAGGCCAATGAAGATTGGAGCACCGACACATGCGAGGAAAATAATGTTGGTTAGGCCACTGAGACATCACATCAGAGGGCACTGTGACATTGAGGTTCTGGCAGAATTTGCATTTGGCCCTGCAAGGGCACTGGCATTCCGCCACCATGGTTGCATTCCGCAGATCGTCCACCGGGATCTGAAGGCAAGCAACATCTACTTCAACTTTTACATGGAGCCTAGATTGTCTGATTTTGGGTCATCAAAGATCGATGGGACTAGCACAAACGAGGATCTGCTGCACCATTCTCCTGGCTATGCTCCGGCAGAATTCTCAAATTCAAAGAACGCTAAGTCTGACGGCATCATGCTGTTTGAGCTGATCACCGCCAACGAGCCACTGGGTGATGAGTCCCCTTACCGGAAGGAGGCGAACCTGGTAAACTGGGTGGGGCCAATGGTTAAGGAAAACCAAGGTCGAGCATCATCGATGTGAAGCTGTGTGACATGGGGCTCACCGGAGGCCTCGGACGCGACCGGACAAGAGTCGTCGGACGAGAACTTAACACTTCACGACATTCGGGCTCGCGCAAGGGTGCGCCGCCCCCGGTTAACGGTGCGCAAGGGGCGCGGGGCGACGAGGGGCGCTCGCTCATGAGAGCCCTCATATATAATATTAGGGGGTTTGGGGAGCCAGGGAGGCGCGGACAACTCAAATCCTACCTTAGACAGCACCGGGTTGACATTGTGGCCCTCCAAGAAACGATTAAGGCGGATTTCTCCGCTTCCGAGCTTCGTAGCTTGGAGATGGGGGGCCAATTCGGGTGGAGCTGGGTCCCCGCACGGGGGCACTCGGGGGCATGCTCTTGGGCTTTCGGGACGATTGCTTCGAGGTCGGGCAATGGCAGAAGGGGAACTTCTTCATcagtgcatcgatataccaacgtagTAACAAACTCAAATGGTGCTTCTTCTTGGTCTATGGGCCGGCTGATCACCGTCGCTCTGATGAGTTCTTGGGGGAACTCACCGGTGCCGTGGCGGCGGCCCCATACCCGGTGGTGGTTGGGGGCGACTTCAACTTGATACGCGCTGCTAGTGACAAGAGTAACGCAAATATCTCTTGGTCCGGGGTTAGACGGTTCAATGAGGCTATCGCTACTATGGCTCTCCGTGAGGTGGAACGGGCGAGGGCCCGCTACACCGGACGAATAAACGACTTCGACCAACTCGGTGTGTACTAGATCGGGTTCTAGTTTCGCCGGTTTGGGAGGCAGCGTTTCCGCTTTGCTCGCTCACTACGATCACAAGGGTGGGGTCCGACCACTCCCTCTCTTGTTTAGCGATGGCGAGGACGCACCTATTTGCCGGTCGAGGTTCTTCTTCCGGACTCGGTGGCTCGGGGTGCCGGGGTTTGGGGACCTTCTTAGGGAGAAAATTCGCGGTTTCATCTTTGACCATGGGCCGCACCGTTGCTCGGTTGAGGCATGGCAATATGTCTCGCGGAACTCCAGGCAATTCCTCAAAGGGTGGGGGGCCAACTTGGGTAAAGAGAAGAGGGACTTCCGTACCAACCTTCTGCGCCAGGTGGAAGAGCTAGATCGGGTGGCGGATGCCAACGGTTTAGATGAGGAGGGGTGGGGCCTCCGGTACTTCCTTGAGGACCAACTCGTTGCACTAGACGGGGTGGACGAGGAATACGGCGTCGGCGAGTAGGACTCGGTGGACCCCGAAGGGTGACTCGTGCACCGCTTACTTCCACGCGATTGCAAATGGCCGCAAACGTAAGTGTTCTATTCCACGGCTCATCACCGAGGCGggcgaggtggaggagccgcGAGCCCTCATGGATCACATCTACCAGTTCTACCAGGGCTTGATGGGGGCCAAAGGGGAAGAGCGGGTCTTTGCCCTTGGCCCTGATCTCTGGGATGCAGATCAGAAGATTTCGGACGAGGAAAATTGGGGCGTGGAGGTCGCGTTCACCGCTGAGGACCTCGACGAGGTCTCGGCTAGTATGAAACCGGACTCGCGCCGGGACCGGACGGGCTACCGGTTCGTTCTTTAAGCGATTACGGGGAATCCTGCG contains:
- the LOC124703126 gene encoding uncharacterized protein LOC124703126, whose product is MMLHSNIFIDSSVDGTAVLWPQLTVIAKTPSTSAALFFTVEAPMAPPSRDSLEKVGTAPASSHPCSKTPIQSWRVLVRQRDRAMLDAAVDDVRRLYARLRAE